From a single Vitis vinifera cultivar Pinot Noir 40024 chromosome 18, ASM3070453v1 genomic region:
- the LOC109121419 gene encoding patatin-like protein 2 yields the protein MGEGPKSPLQPPTYGNLITILSIDGGGIRGLIPGTVLGFLESELQKLDGEDARISDYFDVIAGTSTGGLVTAMLTTPNENTGRPLFSAKDIKDFYLDHCPKIFPQHSHDPIPHVTKVVTALSGPKYDGKYLHNLVKEKLGETRLHQTLTNVVIPTFDIKRLQPTIFSTYQVKSRPSLDALLSDICIGTSAAPTYLPAHYFETKDPAGRVREFNLIDGGVAANNPTLVAIGEVTKEIIRGSPDFFPIKPMDYGRFLVISLGTGSSKAEEKYNADEAAKWGVLGWLTSGGSTPLVKVFTQASGDMIDLHLSELFQALHSEKSYLRIQDDTLRGITSSVDIATKENLDDLVKIGEELLKKRVSRVNLDTGIFEPSNHETNEEALTSFARLLSQEKQRRDTRSPHGHAAASKGLVVV from the exons ATGGGAGAAGGTCCAAAATCACCCCTACAGCCTCCAACTTATGGAAATCTAATCACCATTCTCAGCATCGATGGAGGTGGAATAAGAGGGCTTATCCCAGGAACAGTCCTTGGCTTCCTGGAGTCTGAGCTTCAG AAGCTGGATGGTGAAGATGCGAGAATTTCAGATTATTTTGATGTGATTGCAGGAACAAGCACCGGTGGCCTCGTGACTGCCATGCTAACTACTCCCAATGAAAACACTGGCCGACCCTTGTTTTCTGCCAAAGATATCAAGGACTTCTACCTTGATCACTGCCCTAAGATCTTCCCACAGCACAG TCATGATCCAATTCCTCATGTTACAAAGGTAGTTACAGCCTTATCAGGACCAAAATATGATGGGAAGTATCTGCACAACCTTGTTAAAGAAAAACTAGGTGAAACACGATTACACCAGACCCTTACTAATGTTGTTATCCCAACATTTGACATCAAGCGCCTTCAGCCAACAATATTTTCGACTTATCAG GTGAAGAGCAGACCAAGCTTAGATGCCTTACTGTCAGATATATGTATTGGAACCTCAGCAGCACCCACTTATCTTCCAGCTCATTATTTCGAAACCAAAGACCCTGCCGggagagttagagaattcaaccTCATTGATGGTGGTGTAGCTGCAAATAATCCG ACTTTGGTTGCTATTGGGGAAGTGACCAAGGAGATCATCCGGGGTAGTCCTGATTTCTTTCCTATAAAGCCTATGGACTATGGCCGGTTTCTAGTAATATCCTTGGGAACTGGGTCATCAAAAGCCGAAGAAAAATACAATGCTGATGAAGCAGCCAAGTGGGGTGTGTTGGGGTGGTTGACCAGTGGTGGTTCCACCCCCTTAGTGAAAGTGTTTACCCAAGCAAGCGGAGATATGATCGACTTACACCTTTCAGAGCTTTTTCAAGCCCTTCACTCGGAAAAAAGCTATCTTCGGATACAG GATGATACATTGAGGGGTATAACATCATCAGTCGACATAGCCACAAAGGAAAATTTGGATGATCTTGTGAAAATTGGTGAGGAGTTGTTAAAGAAAAGGGTCTCAAGGGTTAACCTGGATACAGGTATCTTTGAGCCTTCAAATCACGAGACCAATGAGGAGGCTCTCACAAG TTTTGCAAGACTACTCTCCCAAGAGAAGCAACGTAGAGATACTAGGTCACCACATGGACATGCTGCCGCTTCTAAAGGATTGGTCGTTGTCTGA